DNA sequence from the Myxococcus guangdongensis genome:
AACCGCGCCTGCCGTTCACGCTCGACGCGGGCCTGCCGCTCCCGCTCCAGCCGCGCCTGCCGCTCACGCTCCAACCGCGCCTGCCGCTCCCGCTCCAACCGCGCCTGACGCTCCCGCTCCTCACGCTCCCGCTCCAGTCGGGCCTGACGCTCACGGTCCGCGCGCGAGACGTTGCGCTGCCCCTCCGCCCACTCCGTCACCTTCTGCGTCGCGATGGGGGAGGCACCATGAACCGACTGCGCGAGGACGGGAGAACCCATCGTGAGGGAGCACACCACCAGGACTCGCATCAGCTTGCTGTTCATGACGACCTCCTTCGCAGCGGGTTGCGCCGCGTTCTGTCCCTTCTGACGCACCTCCCCCTGGCCTATTCAGTCCCCGTCCCCCGCATGGGGCAGGACGTACACGGAGTCCAGGCTCCGCTCGGGACACAGGAAGAAACAACGAGACTCCCCGTCCTGGCGGCCGCTCCGCATACATCCACCTCCTCACGAGAGAGGCCCCCGAAGTGCCTCGGCGCTCTCCTTCGCGCACCGCGCACGAAGGCATCGGAGTGCCACCCCGGTTCTCGCGGGTCAGCAGCATCCCGCCCTCCGCACAGAGGGGAACAGACGTCTGGCGCGACGCCTCATCGGGCCGTCCGTACAGGCAATGGCTGCTCAGCCCTCCGCGGAGCCAGGCGTCTTGTCCGGGTCCGGGAAGGGATGCACGCGGTGGGGTGCCTCGTCGTCGTCACCCTCCGCCACCCCGGGCGTGTGCCCGGGCACCTCCTCCTCGTAGCCCGCCTCCCGCGCCGTCCTGTCCTCCGAGGGGTCGTCCGCGCGTTGGCGCTCGTCGATGTCCGGCATCACGTCCTCCTGTGTCGTCCTCGCGAAAAAGATAGGCAGTGCCGCGCACGAAGGCGGCACGCCGGGTGATGATGCGTGGCACAGCGGAGGCGACGGCATGGGCACACATCTCGGGAGCACCCTGCGACAGTGGAGGGACCACGCCTCGCGGCTCATCCAGAACTCCGTCTCCCTGGCCGCGACGGTGTACGTCACCCTCCGGCCCGACCGCGCGGGGAGCGAGCGGGCCCAGCGCAACGCCGAGCGCATCATCGCCGCCTGCCGCGAATTCCAGACGCGACAGGGACGGCTCCCGGAGGCCCTGTCCGAGCTCGTCCCCGACCTCCTGTCCGAGCTGCCTCGGGCGAAGTTCGACGGCCCGCACTTCGGCTTCACCTATGACGTGACGCATCAGCGCCACGTGCTCGGCTGGACAGACCGGATTCCCTTCGGCCGCCCCT
Encoded proteins:
- a CDS encoding ATP-dependent DNA helicase, which encodes MNSKLMRVLVVCSLTMGSPVLAQSVHGASPIATQKVTEWAEGQRNVSRADRERQARLEREREERERQARLERERQARLERERQARLERERQARVERERQARLERERQARIERERQERERLARLERERRERAECERRGYGWCASNTPRRG